The following coding sequences lie in one Corynebacterium humireducens NBRC 106098 = DSM 45392 genomic window:
- a CDS encoding type II secretion system F family protein: MTALLLLAAHLALPAPRPVHRLRPATPDTRLLVPVGTGLGAVLLLGNPGVALAALLVLGTTGWVVREVRAGAARRRREAHAATFLGHLAGELQAGSGIAAAFGHAAGHLPAGAPQELADLLRQVGGLTRQGRSAASLLREGPPELRTLGTLWELSERHGLPLVPLVEQAQLRIDARLRHHAITHATLQGPQATAVILTLLPLAGIAMGTAMGAHPLGLLFGGGIGDLLLVTGVALAAGGLVWSRHIIGRAAA, from the coding sequence GTGACCGCGCTTCTGCTCCTGGCGGCCCACCTCGCCCTGCCCGCCCCACGCCCGGTCCACCGTCTGCGGCCGGCCACCCCCGACACCCGGCTGCTCGTTCCGGTGGGTACCGGCCTCGGGGCGGTCCTGCTGCTCGGGAATCCCGGCGTCGCCCTGGCGGCGCTGCTCGTCCTCGGCACCACCGGGTGGGTCGTACGGGAGGTGCGCGCGGGGGCGGCACGGCGGCGTCGGGAAGCGCACGCCGCCACCTTCCTCGGGCATCTCGCCGGAGAACTGCAGGCCGGCAGCGGCATCGCGGCGGCCTTCGGGCACGCCGCCGGGCACCTGCCCGCCGGTGCCCCACAGGAACTGGCCGACCTGCTCCGGCAGGTCGGGGGACTCACCCGGCAGGGACGTTCCGCCGCCTCACTCCTCCGGGAGGGGCCGCCGGAACTGCGGACCCTCGGGACCCTGTGGGAGCTCTCCGAACGGCACGGCCTGCCGCTGGTGCCCCTCGTGGAGCAGGCACAGCTGCGTATCGACGCCCGCCTCCGCCACCACGCCATCACCCACGCCACGCTGCAGGGACCGCAGGCCACCGCCGTGATCCTCACCCTGCTGCCGCTGGCGGGCATCGCGATGGGCACGGCGATGGGGGCACACCCCCTCGGCCTGCTCTTCGGCGGTGGCATCGGGGACCTCCTGCTGGTCACCGGCGTCGCGCTCGCCGCCGGGGGCCTTGTCTGGTCGCGGCACATCATCGGGCGGGCGGCGGCATGA
- a CDS encoding type II secretion system F family protein gives MTSVTLILLAAALLLPPPRPGARAGHPGPKTPRDGPRGRPDPDRLALAADIDLYAACLRAGLSPGTAAAALVDAGADPATRPTWRTVAALLAIGVPAERAWSEAAGTPGLADLAGLATLSGRSGAAVSEACGRLAAALRDEAAAQATARAERAGVLIALPLTLCFLPAFLVLGLAPVVISLGTSLLTH, from the coding sequence ATGACCTCCGTGACCCTCATCCTCCTCGCCGCGGCCCTGCTGCTGCCACCGCCCCGGCCCGGGGCCCGCGCGGGGCACCCCGGCCCCAAGACACCCCGCGACGGACCGCGGGGGCGCCCCGACCCGGACCGGCTGGCGCTCGCCGCCGACATCGACCTCTACGCCGCGTGCCTGCGCGCCGGGCTCAGCCCGGGCACAGCCGCCGCGGCCCTGGTCGACGCCGGTGCCGACCCCGCCACCCGCCCCACGTGGCGGACGGTCGCGGCCCTGCTCGCCATCGGGGTGCCGGCGGAACGTGCCTGGTCCGAGGCCGCCGGGACCCCCGGCCTGGCGGACCTGGCCGGACTGGCCACCCTGTCGGGCCGCTCCGGGGCCGCCGTGTCGGAGGCCTGCGGCCGCCTCGCCGCCGCACTGCGCGACGAGGCCGCCGCGCAGGCCACCGCCCGGGCCGAACGGGCCGGGGTGCTCATCGCCCTGCCCCTGACGCTCTGCTTCCTGCCCGCCTTCCTGGTGCTCGGCCTGGCCCCCGTGGTCATCAGCCTCGGCACCTCTCTACTCACACACTGA
- a CDS encoding DUF4244 domain-containing protein has product MRIKSACTTLTSRFRDRLTDESGMSTIEYALGSVAAAALAAVLYGVINASAVVDAIEGIITGALTNTP; this is encoded by the coding sequence ATGAGGATCAAGTCCGCCTGCACCACCCTGACCAGCCGTTTCCGTGACAGGCTCACCGACGAATCGGGAATGAGCACCATCGAGTACGCCCTCGGCAGCGTCGCCGCCGCGGCCCTGGCGGCCGTGCTCTACGGCGTCATCAACGCCTCCGCCGTCGTCGACGCCATCGAGGGCATCATCACCGGCGCCCTCACGAACACGCCGTGA
- a CDS encoding Rv3654c family TadE-like protein, which produces MPTLVTAGTAAALFSLGALLLGAAGQVSAQHEAQVAADLAAVAGASAVYRGEDGCTVAAAVAGDNGASLRDCRGAGADLTVTARIRGREVTSTAGPV; this is translated from the coding sequence GTGCCCACGCTCGTCACGGCCGGGACGGCGGCCGCACTGTTCAGCCTCGGGGCGCTCCTCCTCGGCGCGGCCGGCCAGGTCAGTGCCCAGCACGAGGCGCAGGTGGCGGCGGATCTCGCGGCGGTCGCCGGGGCGTCGGCCGTCTACCGCGGGGAGGACGGCTGCACCGTCGCGGCGGCGGTGGCGGGGGACAACGGGGCGTCGCTACGCGACTGTCGCGGAGCGGGGGCGGACCTGACCGTCACCGCGCGGATCCGCGGAAGGGAGGTCACGTCGACGGCGGGCCCGGTGTAG